A single window of Nicotiana sylvestris chromosome 3, ASM39365v2, whole genome shotgun sequence DNA harbors:
- the LOC104239471 gene encoding uncharacterized protein yields the protein MGESTKSPISAAKYYGILGISKSASLPDICKAYKHLVKKWHPDRNTSNQTEAVDKFRSINEAYRVLSKKKRDEENLLKSDVAKTPRQSSDEDELQISSPTLLSRTTSRISPTVDFYTSMPCFSMSGASTPTTPGTPISDQTPNLFKVASKRNTTPIIFSQSTSRRKPQPIEKKLECTLEELCHGCVKKVMITRDFIATTGLIVKEEEVVTIKVRPGWKRGTKITFEVKGDERPGTLPADIVFSIDEKTHPLFKREGDDLVLGVEVPLVQALTGCIITVPLLGGDEMTMSFDQVIYPGFQKIIPGQGMPKPKEDSRRGDLILQFLVEFPLDLSQEQRFQVVSILEDCS from the exons ATGGGAGAATCGACCAAGTCTCCGATTTCGGCCGCAAAATATTATGGCATTCTTGGAATCTCAAAATCTGCATCCCTCCCAGATATTTGCAAAGCTTACAAACATCTTGTCAAGAAATGGCATCCTGATAGAAACACGTCCAATCAAACTGAAGCCGTAGACAAGTTTAGATCCATCAATGAGGCCTACAGG GTTCTTAGCAAGAAAAAGAGAGACGAAGAAAACTTATTGAAAAGTGATGTGGCAAAAACACCCCGACAGAGTTCAGACGAGGACGAGTTACAAATTTCAAGCCCCACGCTCCTTTCGAGAACGACCAGTCGGATAAGTCCAACAGTAGATTTTTACACATCCATGCCATGTTTTTCGATGAGTGGAGCCAGCACTCCCACAACTCCTGGCACACCAATATCAGATCAGACCCCAAACCTATTCAAAGTAGCGAGCAAAAGAAACACAACCCCGATCATTTTTTCCCAGTCGACTTCCAGGAGAAAGCCTCAGCCAATCGAGAAGAAGCTGGAATGTACCCTTGAGGAGTTGTGCCATGGATGCGTCAAGAAGGTCATGATTACAAGAGATTTCATAGCAACCACAGG GCTTATTGTTAAAGAAGAGGAAGTTGTAACAATAAAGGTAAGGCCAGGATGGAAAAGAGGAACAAAAATTACATTTGAAGTTAAGGGGGATGAGAGACCAGGCACGCTTCCAGCTGATATAGTGTTCTCGATTGATGAGAAAACACATCCATTGTTCAAGAGAGAAGGAGATGACTTGGTGCTAGGAGTTGAAGTCCCTCTAGTTCAGGCTCTCACGGGTTGTATAATCACTGTACCTCTTTTGGGTGGAGACGAAATGACAATGTCATTTGACCAAGTTATTTATCCAGGTTTTCAGAAAATCATACCAGGCCAAGGCATGCCTAAACCTAAAGAAGACAGTAGGAGAGGGGACCTTATTCTTCAGTTTCTTGTCGAATTTCCTTTAGATCTAAGTCAGGAACAAAGGTTCCAGGTTGTTAGCATACTAGAAGATTGCTCTTGA
- the LOC138887407 gene encoding uncharacterized protein → MPGYAKFMKDSVTKKRSMNCETIKMTHQVSVIVHSMALKLEDPGAFTIPCTIGSTDFAKALCDLGESINLMPYSVFKTLGIGKPKPTSIRLQMADRTIKRPLGIIDDVLVRIDKFILPADFMILDCEVDYEVPIILGRPFLATGKVLVDVEAGDLTFWLGDENVVFHMCKSMR, encoded by the coding sequence ATGCCGGgatatgcaaagttcatgaaggattCGGTGACCAAGAAGAGGTCGATGAATTGTGAGACTATAAAgatgacacatcaagtgagtgtaattgtgcactcaatggctctTAAATTggaagatcctggtgctttcacaATCCCATGTACAATTGGAAGTACCGACTTTGCCAAAGCTTTATGTGATCTAGgggaaagtatcaacttgatgccctactcggtgttcaaaactttgggaattgggaaacCAAAACCCACATCCATaaggttgcaaatggcggatcgTACAATAAAGAGACCTTTGGGTATTATTGACGATGTGTTGGTTCGTATTGACAAGTTCATCCTCCCGGCGGACTTTATGATTCTTGATTGTGAAGTAGACTATGAGGTGcctattattttgggtagacctttccttgctacggggaaggttCTTGTTGATGTGGAAGCCGGTGATCTCACTTTCTGGTTGGGTGATGAAAATGTGGTCTTCCAtatgtgcaaatctatgaggTAA
- the LOC138887408 gene encoding uncharacterized mitochondrial protein AtMg00860-like, which translates to MDPKKIEAVQNWPRPTSTTEIQSFLSLGGYYRWFVEGFSSISTPLTKLTQKGALFKWSDECETRFQKLKTVFITAPVLVLPIGLGSYTVYCDALHIGLGEVLVQDGRVIAYLFQ; encoded by the coding sequence atggatcctaagaagattgaggcagttcagaactggcctagacctacttcaactacagagattcagagcttCTTGAGTTTAGGGGGTTATTATCGCTGGttcgtggaagggttttcatctatctcaACCCCATTGActaagttgacccagaagggtgctcttttCAAATGGTCCGACGAGTGTGAGACgcgctttcaaaagctcaagactgtaTTTATTACAGCCCCAGTATTGGTGTTGCCTATAGGTTTGGGATCTTAcaccgtttattgtgatgcattgcATATTGGGCTTGGTGAAGTATTggtgcaggacggtagggtgattgcctacctGTTTCAATAG